One genomic window of Notamacropus eugenii isolate mMacEug1 chromosome 6, mMacEug1.pri_v2, whole genome shotgun sequence includes the following:
- the LOC140512690 gene encoding olfactory receptor 5P80-like: MEFKPSGNYTAVTNFLILGLTDDHILCIILFVLFMGIYLFTVMGNFCTIILIRLSPQLHTPMYLFLSHLAFVDVGYSTSVTPNLLVNFMVEKNIITYPGCVTQLCSLVTFGATESFLLTFMAYDRYMAICNPLLYSVKMSDQVCSLLIVTAYIGGCLNGVTYTGCLLNLFFCGPNVINHFFCDFSPLVKLSCYHVLTAEILPAIYSAIIIAIALVTIAISYLYIFFTILNMNSTEGRHKAFSTCTSHLTAVTLFYGTIIFIYVMPSSSYSTDQNKVVSIFYIVVIPMLNPMIYSLRNKEIKDALRRLVNSKRHS, encoded by the coding sequence ATGGAGTTCAAGCCATCAGGAAACTACACTGCAGTGACCAACTTTCTTATTCTGGGATTAACAGATGATCACATTCTTTGCATCATTCTCTTTGTGTTATTTATGGGGATATATTTATTCACTGTAATGGGAAATTTCTGTACAATTATTCTAATTAGGCTGAGTCCACAGCTTCATACTCCCATGTACCTCTTTCTCAGTCATTTGGCTTTTGTTGACGTTGGATATTCCACATCAGTTACACCTAACTTGCTAGTGAATTTCATGGTGGAGAAAAACATCATCACTTATCCTGGCTGTGTTACCCAATTATGTTCCCTGGTCACCTTTGGGGCCACAGAGTCCTTCTTACTTACATTCATGGCCTATGACCGCTACATGGCTATTTGTAACCCACTGCTTTACTCTGTTAAAATGTCTGACCAGGTCTGTTCTCTGTTAATAGTGACTGCCTATATAGGTGGCTGTTTGAATGGGGTAACTTATACTGGCTGTTTACTGAATTTATTCTTCTGTGGCCCTAATGTAATCAATCACTTTTTCTGTGACTTTTCTCCATTGGTTAAGCTTTCCTGTTATCATGTCTTAACAGCAGAAATACTTCCTGCTATCTACtcagcaataataatagcaattgcTCTTGTAACCATTGCCATCTCCTATCTGTACATCTTCTTCACCATTCTCAACATGAACtcaacagaaggaagacacaAAGCCTTCTCCACCTGTACTTCCCATCTCACTGCAGTTACTCTTTTCTATGGGACCATTATATTCATTTATGTGATGCCTTCATCTAGTTATTCCACAGATCAGAACAAAGTGGTGTCCATCTTCTACATTGTGGTGATCCCAATGTTGAACCCCATGATTTACAGTCTGAGgaataaggaaattaaagatGCCTTAAGAAGACTGGTCAATAGTAAAAGACATTCTTAA